Proteins found in one Sphingobacteriales bacterium genomic segment:
- a CDS encoding tail fiber domain-containing protein, whose amino-acid sequence MKYLSYYLSVIIIICAAATTQAQQVYIYNGSNLNSMALEAYTYNNATTSYGGYLWNSGIDTYTKYGLYSGTYNDGSGDSYGIYGYNNSYGTGIPYAGYFRGSYNSGVPVGYGIYATSQSATDNWAAHFNGKTLINYADTIPYLSGTLNVQNKTVSPTYYTASFISNYLGNSDIRGVYAHSVCADGWGYGGEFYGGYRGVYAVAQGGAYVGSVYNYFSANGTAAAGRYGVYGDAYGSTGTAGTGVYAANYGVYSSGAVYGTAYYTSSDRNLKTDIKPLGSSLQKIMALKAYTYKYKHESEVEKAMNLPENEQIGFLAQEVEQVVPQAVATIPVELGARTTDRSDDRTEWIKGIQPDFLLPVLVQAMQEQQGVIEQKDEKIEDLSKEVASLQNRLDALESSLQKMNAAMQNCCLSDKTETGSLINDGNSNNYSNAARLEQNAPNPFYAKTIIQHYVPEEANSAQLQITALDGKVMRSINLSKGFSTTTINGSELAAGTYIYALIIDGKNTAAKEMILTK is encoded by the coding sequence ATGAAATATTTATCTTATTATCTCTCTGTCATTATCATCATTTGCGCTGCTGCCACTACACAGGCACAACAGGTATATATTTATAATGGCTCTAATTTGAATTCCATGGCTTTGGAAGCCTACACCTACAATAATGCAACTACCAGCTATGGCGGTTATCTTTGGAATTCGGGAATTGATACCTATACAAAATACGGCTTGTACAGCGGTACTTACAACGATGGCTCAGGGGACTCCTATGGGATATATGGCTACAATAATTCCTATGGTACCGGCATACCCTATGCGGGGTATTTTAGAGGTAGCTATAACTCTGGTGTACCCGTAGGCTATGGTATTTATGCTACTTCGCAAAGTGCTACCGACAACTGGGCGGCACACTTCAATGGTAAAACATTGATAAATTACGCCGATACTATTCCTTACTTATCCGGTACTTTAAATGTGCAAAATAAAACTGTTTCTCCTACTTACTATACGGCTTCTTTTATTAGCAATTATCTCGGCAACTCAGATATCAGGGGTGTTTATGCCCATTCTGTATGCGCTGATGGTTGGGGCTATGGCGGTGAGTTTTATGGCGGTTATCGCGGTGTGTATGCAGTAGCACAAGGAGGTGCTTATGTAGGTAGTGTTTATAACTATTTTTCTGCCAACGGTACCGCAGCAGCGGGTCGTTATGGAGTATATGGTGATGCTTATGGCAGTACTGGTACAGCAGGAACTGGTGTTTACGCCGCTAATTATGGTGTGTATAGCTCAGGTGCAGTGTATGGAACGGCGTATTACACTTCCTCCGACCGCAACCTAAAAACAGACATCAAACCACTCGGCAGCAGCTTGCAAAAAATAATGGCACTCAAAGCCTATACCTACAAATACAAACACGAAAGCGAAGTAGAAAAAGCTATGAATTTGCCCGAAAATGAGCAAATCGGTTTCTTGGCGCAAGAAGTAGAACAAGTAGTGCCACAAGCCGTAGCTACTATTCCTGTGGAGTTGGGAGCCAGAACCACCGACCGCAGCGACGACCGCACCGAATGGATAAAAGGTATTCAGCCCGACTTTTTGCTGCCAGTATTGGTACAGGCGATGCAAGAACAACAAGGCGTTATTGAGCAAAAAGACGAAAAAATTGAAGACCTCAGCAAAGAGGTAGCTTCTTTACAAAATCGCTTAGATGCCCTTGAAAGCAGCCTGCAAAAAATGAACGCCGCTATGCAAAATTGCTGCCTCAGCGACAAAACTGAAACAGGCTCTTTGATAAATGACGGCAACAGCAACAATTACAGCAATGCCGCACGTTTAGAGCAAAATGCACCCAACCCTTTTTATGCCAAAACCATCATTCAGCACTATGTACCCGAAGAAGCCAACAGCGCACAACTCCAAATTACCGCCCTCGACGGCAAAGTGATGAGAAGCATCAACTTGAGCAAAGGTTTCTCCACCACCACCATCAATGGCAGCGAACTCGCAGCAGGTACTTATATTTACGCCCTCATCATTGACGGCAAAAACACCGCCGCCAAAGAAATGATTTTGACCAAATAA
- a CDS encoding tail fiber domain-containing protein, whose amino-acid sequence MKKIFLLFVAVFTLPALLQAQAYGVHVDDVSQYSIRAINGYYASSYGAYIKNNKDNVHYTYGIYSNVYNHGSGDSYSVYARNTSLGSGTPFAGYFYGSYSSSAPVGYGIYAISSQANNINYGIYTTATGSSSTNYGLYASSTSSNSETNYGVYATASNSGTGGSYAAYFNGITRLDGGTDVNAASGGNVVIGDFTSINMGIDENEIQARNDSIAASLYLNWNGGKVQIGDGPVGIAPYADLHIKQRPDGITDSAGIRLESGYNTNYWQIGTASTNNLWFVYNGTLQSYITTSGTYTVSDRTLKHDIQPLQGVLSKVMRLKPSSYIYNQDESNTRVVGFVAQEVKEIFPDLVKVENGINTLNYDHYSTLAIAAIQELNDKLESKERENEDLKKELKSVKDEMAELRAMVQKMNAAVQNCCLSDKTETGSLINDGNSNNYSNAARLEQNAPNPFYAKTIIQHYVPEEANSAQPQITALDGKVMTNINLSKGFSTTTINGSELAAGTYIYALIIDGKNTAAKEMILTK is encoded by the coding sequence ATGAAAAAAATATTTCTTCTTTTTGTGGCGGTATTTACCTTACCTGCTTTATTACAGGCACAAGCCTACGGTGTGCATGTAGATGATGTTTCTCAATACAGTATTCGCGCAATTAACGGTTATTATGCAAGCAGCTACGGTGCCTATATCAAGAATAACAAAGATAACGTCCATTATACCTACGGCATATATAGTAATGTATATAATCACGGAAGCGGAGATTCTTACAGTGTTTATGCCCGCAACACCTCTCTTGGCAGCGGCACACCCTTTGCGGGATATTTTTATGGCAGCTATAGCAGTTCTGCACCTGTTGGATATGGTATTTATGCTATATCGAGTCAGGCAAACAATATTAACTATGGTATTTATACAACAGCAACAGGCAGTAGTTCAACCAATTATGGTTTGTATGCTTCTTCTACCTCCAGCAATAGCGAAACCAACTACGGAGTATATGCCACAGCGAGCAATTCAGGTACAGGCGGCAGCTACGCCGCTTATTTCAACGGTATCACCCGCTTAGACGGAGGTACTGATGTAAATGCTGCCAGCGGCGGCAATGTAGTAATTGGTGACTTTACTTCTATCAATATGGGTATAGATGAAAATGAAATACAAGCCCGCAACGACAGCATAGCTGCTTCGCTGTACCTCAATTGGAATGGAGGAAAAGTGCAAATAGGAGATGGACCAGTGGGAATAGCACCTTATGCCGACCTGCATATTAAACAACGCCCCGATGGTATTACTGATTCTGCCGGCATACGTTTGGAAAGCGGATATAATACAAATTACTGGCAAATAGGAACCGCTTCTACCAATAATCTTTGGTTTGTTTATAACGGGACTCTACAAAGCTATATCACTACTTCCGGAACTTATACAGTATCTGACCGCACGCTCAAACACGATATTCAGCCATTACAAGGTGTTTTGTCGAAAGTAATGCGTCTCAAACCCTCTTCTTATATTTATAATCAAGATGAAAGCAATACGCGCGTAGTGGGTTTTGTAGCGCAGGAGGTAAAAGAAATATTCCCTGATTTGGTAAAAGTAGAAAATGGTATCAACACGCTCAATTATGATCATTACAGTACCTTGGCTATTGCTGCCATTCAAGAATTAAACGACAAATTAGAAAGCAAAGAGCGGGAAAACGAGGATTTGAAAAAAGAGCTTAAGAGTGTAAAAGACGAAATGGCAGAATTGCGTGCGATGGTGCAAAAAATGAACGCCGCTGTGCAAAACTGCTGCCTCAGCGACAAAACCGAAACAGGCTCTTTGATAAATGACGGCAACAGCAACAATTACAGCAATGCCGCACGTTTAGAGCAAAATGCACCCAACCCTTTTTATGCCAAAACCATCATTCAGCACTATGTACCCGAAGAAGCCAACAGCGCACAACCCCAAATTACCGCCCTCGACGGCAAAGTGATGACAAACATCAACTTGAGCAAAGGTTTCTCCACCACCACCATCAATGGCAGCGAACTCGCAGCAGGTACTTATATTTACGCCCTCATCATTGACGGCAAAAATACCGCCGCCAAAGAAATGATTTTGACCAAATAA
- a CDS encoding tail fiber domain-containing protein — MKKIFLLFVAVFTLPALLQAQGYGVYVNDVYQYSIYVDNDYDTGTSYGAYISNSKNNTSTNYGIYATASNTGTGSSYAAYFNGITRLDGGADVNAASGGNVVIGAFTSTNIGIDENEIQARNDSVASTLHLNWNGGNVQIGDGNVSIGQIAALRDLHIKQKISNVCIRTEHESTTDYWETGIGTSTKNYKFYYNATTKADIASTDGAYTQLSDRRLKTDIEPLGSVLDKIMLLQPTTYYYNDSKAIAQHKSVGFIAQEVEEVFPASVRDVDNGFKGVVYDHFAVYSIAAIQELNGKLESKERENGDLKKELNSVKDEMAELHVKNEDLKDEMVELRAMVQKMNAAMQNCCLSDKTETGSLINDGNSNNYSNAARLEQNAPNPFYAKTIIQHYVPEEANSAQLQITALDGKVMKSINLGKGFSTTTINGSELAAGTYIYALIIDGKNTAAKEMILTK, encoded by the coding sequence ATGAAAAAAATATTTCTTCTTTTTGTAGCGGTATTTACCTTACCCGCTTTATTACAGGCACAAGGCTACGGTGTGTATGTAAATGATGTTTATCAATACAGTATTTACGTAGATAATGATTACGACACAGGCACCAGTTACGGTGCCTATATCAGTAATAGTAAAAATAATACCTCAACCAACTACGGAATATATGCCACTGCGAGCAATACCGGTACAGGTAGCAGCTACGCCGCTTATTTCAACGGCATCACCCGCTTAGATGGCGGTGCTGATGTAAATGCAGCCAGCGGCGGCAATGTAGTAATTGGTGCCTTTACTTCTACCAATATAGGGATAGATGAAAATGAAATACAAGCCCGCAACGACAGCGTGGCTTCTACACTGCACCTCAACTGGAATGGAGGAAATGTGCAAATAGGAGATGGGAATGTGAGTATAGGGCAAATAGCCGCACTGCGGGATTTACATATCAAACAAAAAATTTCGAACGTTTGCATACGCACAGAGCACGAGTCAACTACAGATTACTGGGAAACGGGTATCGGAACTTCTACAAAAAATTACAAATTTTACTATAATGCTACTACAAAGGCGGATATTGCAAGTACTGATGGTGCTTATACTCAATTATCAGACCGCCGCCTGAAAACAGATATTGAACCTTTAGGCAGCGTTTTAGATAAAATAATGTTGCTTCAACCGACCACTTATTATTATAACGATTCTAAAGCTATTGCCCAACACAAATCTGTAGGATTTATTGCACAGGAAGTAGAAGAAGTATTTCCGGCAAGTGTACGAGATGTTGATAATGGATTTAAAGGAGTAGTATATGACCATTTTGCGGTGTATAGTATTGCTGCCATTCAAGAATTAAACGGCAAATTAGAAAGCAAAGAGCGGGAAAACGGGGATTTGAAAAAAGAGCTTAACAGTGTGAAAGACGAAATGGCAGAATTGCATGTTAAAAACGAGGATTTAAAAGACGAAATGGTAGAATTGCGTGCGATGGTGCAAAAAATGAACGCTGCTATGCAAAACTGCTGCCTCAGCGACAAAACCGAAACAGGCTCTTTGATAAATGACGGCAACAGCAACAATTACAGCAATGCCGCACGTTTAGAGCAAAATGCACCCAATCCTTTTTATGCCAAAACTATCATTCAGCACTATGTACCCGAAGAAGCCAACAGCGCACAACTCCAAATTACTGCCCTCGACGGCAAAGTGATGAAAAGCATTAACTTGGGAAAAGGTTTCTCCACCACCACCATCAATGGCAGCGAACTCGCAGCAGGTACTTATATTTACGCCCTCATCATTGACGGAAAAAATACCGCCGCCAAAGAAATGATTTTGACCAAATAA
- a CDS encoding tail fiber domain-containing protein, producing the protein MKKIFLLFVAVFTLPALLQAQGVYVDDVYQYSIYANNGYDTGTSYGAHIKNTKDNAYTTYGIFSDVSNDGTGHSYSVSARNTSLGSGTPYAGYFYGSYSNAASVGYGISAASKYADVNYGIYTKAIGSNSTNYGLYASSTSYNSATNYGVYATASNTNTGGSKYAAYFNGITRLDGGFINAAGGGNVVIGNFTSANMGIDKFKIQARNNNVATTLYLNWNGGKVQIGDGPVGIGGIVPYADLHIKQRSDGINDSAGIRLESGYNTNYWQTGFNYSGYNLWFVYNGDLQSYITTSGTYTVSDRTLKHDIQPLQGVLSKVMRLKPSSYIYNQDESNTRVVGFVAQEVKEIFPDLVKVENGINTLNYDHYSTLAIAAIQELNGKLESKEQENEDLKDEMAELRAMVQKMNAAMQNCCLSDKTETGSLINDGNSNNYSNAARLEQNAPNPFYAKTIIQHYVPEEANSAQLQITALDGKVMKSINLGKGFSTTTINGSELAAGTYIYALIIDGKNTAAKEMILTK; encoded by the coding sequence ATGAAAAAAATATTTCTTCTTTTTGTGGCGGTATTTACCTTACCCGCTTTATTACAGGCACAAGGTGTGTATGTAGATGATGTTTATCAATACAGTATTTACGCAAATAACGGTTATGATACAGGCACCAGCTACGGTGCACATATCAAGAATACCAAAGATAACGCCTATACTACCTACGGCATATTTAGTGATGTATCTAATGACGGAACTGGACATTCTTACAGTGTTTCTGCCCGCAACACCTCTCTTGGCAGCGGCACACCCTATGCGGGATATTTTTATGGCAGCTATAGCAATGCTGCATCTGTTGGATATGGTATTTCTGCTGCATCGAAATATGCAGACGTTAACTATGGTATTTATACAAAAGCAATAGGCAGTAACTCAACCAATTATGGTTTGTATGCTTCTTCTACCTCCTACAATAGCGCAACCAACTACGGAGTATATGCAACAGCGAGCAATACAAATACAGGCGGCAGCAAATACGCCGCTTATTTCAATGGTATCACCCGCTTAGACGGAGGTTTTATAAATGCTGCCGGCGGCGGCAATGTAGTAATTGGCAACTTTACTTCTGCCAATATGGGTATCGATAAATTTAAAATACAAGCCCGCAACAATAACGTAGCTACTACGCTGTACCTCAACTGGAATGGAGGAAAAGTGCAAATAGGAGATGGACCAGTGGGAATAGGGGGAATAGTACCTTATGCCGACCTACATATTAAACAACGCTCCGATGGTATTAATGATTCTGCCGGCATACGTTTGGAAAGCGGATATAATACAAATTACTGGCAAACAGGATTCAATTATAGCGGTTATAATCTTTGGTTTGTTTATAACGGGGATCTACAAAGCTATATCACTACTTCCGGAACTTATACAGTATCTGACCGCACGCTCAAACACGATATTCAGCCATTACAAGGTGTTTTGTCGAAAGTAATGCGTCTCAAACCCTCTTCTTATATTTATAATCAAGATGAAAGCAATACGCGCGTAGTGGGTTTTGTAGCGCAGGAGGTAAAAGAGATATTCCCTGATTTGGTAAAAGTAGAAAATGGTATCAACACGCTCAATTATGATCATTACAGTACCTTGGCTATTGCTGCCATTCAAGAATTAAACGGCAAATTAGAAAGCAAAGAGCAGGAAAACGAGGATTTGAAAGACGAAATGGCAGAATTGCGTGCGATGGTGCAAAAAATGAACGCCGCTATGCAAAACTGCTGCCTCAGCGACAAAACCGAAACAGGCTCTTTGATAAATGACGGCAACAGCAACAATTACAGCAATGCCGCACGTTTAGAGCAAAATGCACCCAATCCTTTTTATGCCAAAACCATCATTCAGCACTATGTACCCGAAGAAGCCAATAGTGCACAACTCCAAATTACCGCCCTCGACGGCAAAGTGATGAAAAGCATTAACTTGGGAAAAGGTTTCTCCACCACCACCATCAATGGCAGCGAACTCGCAGCAGGTACTTATATTTACGCCCTCATCATTGACGGAAAAAATACCGCCGCCAAAGAAATGATTTTGACCAAATAA
- a CDS encoding NUDIX domain-containing protein, translating into MSNPSYKIYADDAYIVLQENPAFIDSSDEPAEALSDFLLQAIILLENKQLSQVCVGGKNLAKLFEVFKNHYRVVEAAGGIVRNEHQEILLIQRNGKWDLPKGKVEKGEDWATAARREVEEETGLRGLTQVETFQVYEAQVPTLHTYTLHGQRILKPTYWFAMQCSTADNEHLTPQTEEGITAVRWVATKDLMPYIQSTYASIRDIKKKI; encoded by the coding sequence ATGTCAAATCCCTCATATAAAATTTATGCAGACGATGCTTATATCGTGCTGCAAGAAAATCCCGCTTTTATTGATTCTTCAGACGAGCCAGCCGAAGCCCTGAGCGATTTTTTGTTACAGGCGATTATTTTGCTCGAAAACAAACAACTTTCGCAGGTATGTGTAGGCGGCAAAAATTTAGCCAAACTTTTTGAAGTGTTTAAAAACCACTATCGGGTGGTGGAGGCGGCGGGCGGCATTGTGCGCAACGAACATCAGGAAATACTACTCATACAGCGCAATGGCAAGTGGGATTTGCCGAAAGGAAAAGTGGAAAAAGGCGAAGATTGGGCGACTGCCGCCCGCCGCGAAGTAGAAGAGGAAACGGGTTTGCGGGGTTTGACTCAAGTGGAAACATTTCAGGTATATGAGGCGCAAGTGCCCACACTGCACACCTACACCCTGCACGGACAACGCATTCTCAAGCCCACTTATTGGTTTGCGATGCAATGCAGCACCGCCGATAATGAGCATTTGACACCACAAACAGAAGAGGGGATTACCGCAGTGCGCTGGGTAGCAACAAAAGATTTAATGCCTTATATACAAAGCACTTACGCATCTATACGAGATATAAAGAAAAAAATATAG